From one Gossypium hirsutum isolate 1008001.06 chromosome D08, Gossypium_hirsutum_v2.1, whole genome shotgun sequence genomic stretch:
- the LOC107900691 gene encoding arabinosyltransferase XEG113 isoform X2: MGGWRNAVQEAAASKPLFLTIYTTIIVGIVATSFYVFSAIYSPSASTSTQSISTSWLSSPPLSQNKASQPGSNQLKTIWEAPPSNSKMPPLESFKLTKELVGERAKDNVIIVTFGNFAFMDFILTWVKHLTDLDVSNLLVGAMDTKLLEALYWEGVPVFDMGSDMSTIDVGWGSPTFHKMGREKVLLINAILPFGYELLMCDTDMVWLKDPLPYLAQYPDADILTSSDQVVPTVVDDRLADWKQVGAAYNIGIFHWRPTEPAIKLAKEWKDMLLADDKIWDQNGFNELARKQTGPAVDDDSGLFYAFDGTLKLGILPESIFCSGHTYFVQAMYEQLRLEPYALHTTFQYGGTEGKRHRLREAMVFYDPPEYYDAPGGFLSFKPSIPKSLLLDGEHNLESHFSLINYQMKQIRSALAIASLLNRTLVMPPLWCRLDRLWFSHPGVLEGSMTRQPFLCPLDHIFEVNVMLKDLPEEEFGPAINIREYSFLNNPLLPQQVKESWLYVQLCQEGTEDCHASSNTSRPGLLRFPKNSTEEMFKTVFSSFKDVKVIQFSSMQGAFYSFTDKTREEKFRNRMKRYVGIWCCVENHTPGHIYYDMYWDEKSGWKPAPPQTPEEDHPPF; encoded by the exons ATGGGGGGATGGAGAAACGCAGTTCAAGAGGCTGCTGCTTCTAAACCTCTGTTTCTGACGATATACACCACCATTATCGTGGGGATAGTGGCGACTTCTTTTTATGTGTTCTCCGCCATTTACTCTCCATCCGCTTCCACCAGCACCCAGTCTATCTCTACTTCTTGGCTTTCCTCCCCTCCTCTCTCCCAAA ACAAAGCATCACAACCTGGTAGCAACCAGTTGAAAACTATATGGGAGGCTCCGCCTAGTAATTCGAAAATGCCACCTTTGGAGTCCTTTAAATTAACAAAAGAACTGGTTGGAGAAAGGGCGAAAGACAATGTCATTATTGTCACCTTTGGCAACTTTGCGTTTATGGATTTCATCTTGACTTGGGTTAAACACTTGACGGATCTTGATGTTTCTAATCTTCTTGTTG GTGCTATGGACACCAAACTGTTGGAGGCTTTGTATTGGGAAGGTGTTCCAGTATTTGATATGGGCAGCGATATGAGCACAATAGATGTTGGATGGGGCTCTCCTACATTTCATAAAATGGGGAGAGAGAAAGTATTACTTATAAATGCTATACTTCCTTTTGGTTATGAGCTATTGATGTGTGATACAGACATGGTGTGGCTCAAG GATCCGCTTCCATATCTTGCTCAGTACCCTGATGCTGATATCTTAACTTCAAGCGACCAAGTTGTGCCAACAGTTGTTGATGACAGATTGGCTGATTGGAAACAAG TTGGTGCTGCCTACAATATAGGAATTTTCCACTGGCGGCCGACAGAGCCTGCCATAAAACTGGCAAAAGAATGGAAAGATATGCTTTTAGCTGATGACAAGATATGGGATCAGAATGGATTTAATGAACTTGCACGCAAGCAGACAGGGCCAGCCGTTGATGATGATAGTGGACTTTTTTATGCGTTTGATGGAACTCTCAAGCTGGGAATTCTACCAGAAAGTATATTTTGTAGTGGACACACTTATTTTGTTCAG GCCATGTATGAACAACTTAGGCTGGAGCCATATGCATTGCACACTACATTCCAGTATGGTGGTACTGAAGGGAAGCGTCATCGGCTGCGGGAGGCCATGGTTTTCTATGATCCACCAGAGTACTATGATGCACCAG GAGGATTCTTGTCATTTAAACCTTCTATTCCGAAGAGCTTGTTATTGGATGGGGAGCATAATCTAGAATCACACTTCTCTCTTATTAATTACCAA ATGAAACAAATAAGGTCGGCACTTGCTATCGCTTCATTGTTGAACCGTACACTG GTTATGCCTCCATTATGGTGCCGATTGGATAGACTATGGTTTTCACATCCTGGAGTTCTGGAGGGGTCAATGACTAGGCAACCTTTTCTATGCCCTTTGGACCATATTTTTGAG GTAAATGTTATGTTGAAAGACCTTCCAGAAGAGGAATTCGGCCCTGCAATCAACATCAGAGAGTACTCATTTCTCAACAATCCATTATTACCCCAACAA GTAAAAGAGTCATGGCTTTATGTTCAGCTTTGTCAAGAAGGAACTGAAGATTGCCATGCATCAAGTAACACAAGTCGACCAGGTCTTTTAAGATTCCCGAAAAACAGTACTGAAGAAATG TTCAAAACAGTATTCTCTTCATTCAAGGATGTCAAAGTCATCCAATTCTCTTCAATGCAAGGTGCCTTTTACAGTTTCACCGATAAG ACAAGAGAGGAGAAATTCAGGAACCGTATGAAGAGGTATGTAGGTATATGGTGCTGTGTAGAAAACCACACTCCTGGACATATATATTACGACATGTATTGGGATGAGAAATCAGGTTGGAAACCTGCCCCACCCCAAACCCCAGAGGAGGATCACCCGCCTTTCTAA
- the LOC107900691 gene encoding arabinosyltransferase XEG113 isoform X1 — translation MGGWRNAVQEAAASKPLFLTIYTTIIVGIVATSFYVFSAIYSPSASTSTQSISTSWLSSPPLSQNGGSNFSNNISQPTDKASQPGSNQLKTIWEAPPSNSKMPPLESFKLTKELVGERAKDNVIIVTFGNFAFMDFILTWVKHLTDLDVSNLLVGAMDTKLLEALYWEGVPVFDMGSDMSTIDVGWGSPTFHKMGREKVLLINAILPFGYELLMCDTDMVWLKDPLPYLAQYPDADILTSSDQVVPTVVDDRLADWKQVGAAYNIGIFHWRPTEPAIKLAKEWKDMLLADDKIWDQNGFNELARKQTGPAVDDDSGLFYAFDGTLKLGILPESIFCSGHTYFVQAMYEQLRLEPYALHTTFQYGGTEGKRHRLREAMVFYDPPEYYDAPGGFLSFKPSIPKSLLLDGEHNLESHFSLINYQMKQIRSALAIASLLNRTLVMPPLWCRLDRLWFSHPGVLEGSMTRQPFLCPLDHIFEVNVMLKDLPEEEFGPAINIREYSFLNNPLLPQQVKESWLYVQLCQEGTEDCHASSNTSRPGLLRFPKNSTEEMFKTVFSSFKDVKVIQFSSMQGAFYSFTDKTREEKFRNRMKRYVGIWCCVENHTPGHIYYDMYWDEKSGWKPAPPQTPEEDHPPF, via the exons ATGGGGGGATGGAGAAACGCAGTTCAAGAGGCTGCTGCTTCTAAACCTCTGTTTCTGACGATATACACCACCATTATCGTGGGGATAGTGGCGACTTCTTTTTATGTGTTCTCCGCCATTTACTCTCCATCCGCTTCCACCAGCACCCAGTCTATCTCTACTTCTTGGCTTTCCTCCCCTCCTCTCTCCCAAA ATGGTGGTTCTAATTTCAGTAACAACATTTCTCAACCAACAGACAAAGCATCACAACCTGGTAGCAACCAGTTGAAAACTATATGGGAGGCTCCGCCTAGTAATTCGAAAATGCCACCTTTGGAGTCCTTTAAATTAACAAAAGAACTGGTTGGAGAAAGGGCGAAAGACAATGTCATTATTGTCACCTTTGGCAACTTTGCGTTTATGGATTTCATCTTGACTTGGGTTAAACACTTGACGGATCTTGATGTTTCTAATCTTCTTGTTG GTGCTATGGACACCAAACTGTTGGAGGCTTTGTATTGGGAAGGTGTTCCAGTATTTGATATGGGCAGCGATATGAGCACAATAGATGTTGGATGGGGCTCTCCTACATTTCATAAAATGGGGAGAGAGAAAGTATTACTTATAAATGCTATACTTCCTTTTGGTTATGAGCTATTGATGTGTGATACAGACATGGTGTGGCTCAAG GATCCGCTTCCATATCTTGCTCAGTACCCTGATGCTGATATCTTAACTTCAAGCGACCAAGTTGTGCCAACAGTTGTTGATGACAGATTGGCTGATTGGAAACAAG TTGGTGCTGCCTACAATATAGGAATTTTCCACTGGCGGCCGACAGAGCCTGCCATAAAACTGGCAAAAGAATGGAAAGATATGCTTTTAGCTGATGACAAGATATGGGATCAGAATGGATTTAATGAACTTGCACGCAAGCAGACAGGGCCAGCCGTTGATGATGATAGTGGACTTTTTTATGCGTTTGATGGAACTCTCAAGCTGGGAATTCTACCAGAAAGTATATTTTGTAGTGGACACACTTATTTTGTTCAG GCCATGTATGAACAACTTAGGCTGGAGCCATATGCATTGCACACTACATTCCAGTATGGTGGTACTGAAGGGAAGCGTCATCGGCTGCGGGAGGCCATGGTTTTCTATGATCCACCAGAGTACTATGATGCACCAG GAGGATTCTTGTCATTTAAACCTTCTATTCCGAAGAGCTTGTTATTGGATGGGGAGCATAATCTAGAATCACACTTCTCTCTTATTAATTACCAA ATGAAACAAATAAGGTCGGCACTTGCTATCGCTTCATTGTTGAACCGTACACTG GTTATGCCTCCATTATGGTGCCGATTGGATAGACTATGGTTTTCACATCCTGGAGTTCTGGAGGGGTCAATGACTAGGCAACCTTTTCTATGCCCTTTGGACCATATTTTTGAG GTAAATGTTATGTTGAAAGACCTTCCAGAAGAGGAATTCGGCCCTGCAATCAACATCAGAGAGTACTCATTTCTCAACAATCCATTATTACCCCAACAA GTAAAAGAGTCATGGCTTTATGTTCAGCTTTGTCAAGAAGGAACTGAAGATTGCCATGCATCAAGTAACACAAGTCGACCAGGTCTTTTAAGATTCCCGAAAAACAGTACTGAAGAAATG TTCAAAACAGTATTCTCTTCATTCAAGGATGTCAAAGTCATCCAATTCTCTTCAATGCAAGGTGCCTTTTACAGTTTCACCGATAAG ACAAGAGAGGAGAAATTCAGGAACCGTATGAAGAGGTATGTAGGTATATGGTGCTGTGTAGAAAACCACACTCCTGGACATATATATTACGACATGTATTGGGATGAGAAATCAGGTTGGAAACCTGCCCCACCCCAAACCCCAGAGGAGGATCACCCGCCTTTCTAA